A single Prevotella sp. E15-22 DNA region contains:
- a CDS encoding DUF805 domain-containing protein translates to MIRTALNALFSSQHGEKWYSKRCDRKDYWSSMLLLFLFSVLVFIPQYLWNDYITDNLFVAQLVVDTVLGIFVLCLSICLSIQRLNDVGVPLYVIGCILSFDIVAGWLLRYYDQLSWYYIINGVTYIIILGLCCLERDYFYNKK, encoded by the coding sequence ATGATTAGAACTGCTTTGAATGCGTTATTTTCTAGCCAGCATGGAGAGAAGTGGTATAGTAAACGGTGCGACCGTAAGGACTATTGGTCTTCTATGTTGCTGTTGTTTCTTTTTTCTGTGTTAGTATTCATTCCCCAATACCTATGGAATGATTACATCACAGACAATCTCTTTGTGGCTCAGCTTGTTGTTGATACTGTCCTTGGCATATTTGTTTTATGTCTTTCAATATGTTTGAGTATTCAGCGTTTAAATGACGTGGGTGTTCCACTTTATGTGATAGGTTGCATTTTGTCTTTTGATATCGTTGCAGGTTGGCTCCTCAGGTATTACGATCAATTGTCATGGTACTATATTATTAATGGTGTAACATATATTATCATCCTAGGACTCTGCTGTTTGGAAAGGGATTATTTTTACAACAAGAAATGA
- a CDS encoding S-ribosylhomocysteine lyase has translation MEVIQSFTIDHTQLKPGIYVSREDKGFTTFDLRITEPNKEPAVAPAAMHSMEHLMATWFRNSRAKDDVVYVGPMGCLTGMYIIMTGTYTAEDMRQLTIECLEWIITQTEVPATRPEACGNYLLHDLPMCIWECRRYLDRLKNDFHSEYTKLQITLDDGKVFADA, from the coding sequence ATGGAAGTAATACAAAGTTTTACGATAGACCACACACAGTTGAAGCCAGGCATCTATGTCTCACGCGAGGACAAGGGCTTCACCACGTTCGACCTGCGCATCACAGAGCCCAACAAGGAGCCTGCCGTTGCCCCTGCCGCCATGCATAGCATGGAGCACCTCATGGCCACCTGGTTTCGCAACAGTCGTGCCAAGGACGATGTAGTTTATGTGGGTCCAATGGGCTGTCTCACAGGCATGTATATCATCATGACTGGCACATACACAGCAGAGGACATGCGCCAGCTCACCATCGAGTGTCTGGAGTGGATTATCACCCAGACCGAGGTGCCTGCCACTCGTCCTGAGGCCTGCGGCAATTACCTGCTGCACGACCTGCCCATGTGCATTTGGGAATGCCGTCGCTATCTGGATCGCCTGAAGAACGATTTCCACTCAGAGTACACCAAGCTCCAGATTACGCTCGACGACGGCAAGGTGTTTGCAGATGCTTGA